In Gordonia iterans, the following proteins share a genomic window:
- a CDS encoding HAD family hydrolase has translation MTADWGPPSLVVSDVDGTLLDPADVITARTRAVLERARGAGVELVLATGRPPRWIPQVADQLADSPAAVRFAVCANGAIVYDIRADEILHVQALEPEVLRLLAEAVAERLPGAGLAAERAGTVGRGAGDAATAPFVATAGYEHAWLNPDHVEVSDEQVFAVPAVKMLARVPGMTSREMAHRLRPAVGDLAEVTFSIDTGLIELSVPNVHKASGLAWLAAHTDVAAHAPIAFGDMPNDIEMLRWAGLGVAMGHGDPAAIGAADDVAPSNAEDGLAQVLERWF, from the coding sequence ATGACGGCCGACTGGGGACCCCCGAGCCTCGTGGTGTCCGACGTCGACGGCACCCTGCTCGACCCGGCCGACGTCATCACCGCGCGGACCCGGGCGGTGCTCGAGCGTGCCCGAGGAGCCGGGGTGGAGCTGGTCCTCGCGACCGGGCGGCCGCCGCGGTGGATCCCGCAGGTCGCCGATCAGCTCGCCGACTCGCCGGCCGCCGTGCGATTCGCGGTCTGCGCCAACGGGGCGATCGTGTACGACATCCGCGCCGACGAGATCCTGCACGTCCAGGCACTCGAGCCGGAGGTGCTCCGGCTGCTCGCCGAGGCGGTGGCCGAGCGGCTGCCGGGCGCCGGACTGGCCGCCGAACGCGCGGGGACGGTCGGTCGCGGCGCAGGCGACGCGGCCACCGCGCCCTTCGTCGCCACCGCCGGATACGAGCACGCGTGGCTCAATCCCGACCACGTCGAGGTGAGCGACGAGCAGGTCTTCGCCGTGCCGGCGGTGAAGATGCTGGCCCGGGTCCCCGGGATGACCTCGCGGGAGATGGCGCATCGGCTGCGCCCGGCGGTCGGGGACCTCGCCGAAGTGACCTTCTCGATCGACACCGGACTGATCGAACTCTCCGTGCCGAACGTGCACAAGGCCAGCGGCCTGGCTTGGCTGGCCGCGCACACAGACGTGGCCGCGCACGCTCCGATCGCCTTCGGCGACATGCCCAACGACATCGAGATGCTGCGTTGGGCGGGGCTCGGGGTGGCCATGGGACACGGTGACCCGGCCGCGATCGGTGCTGCCGACGACGTCGCGCCGTCGAACGCCGAAGACGGCCTGGCGCAAGTCCTCGAGCGCTGGTTCTGA
- the glf gene encoding UDP-galactopyranose mutase: MVVGSGFFGLTVAERAATQLGKRVLVVERRDHLGGNAYSEREPSTGIEVHKYGAHLFHTSNKRVWDYVNQFTDFTGYQHRVFAMHDGQAYQFPMGLGLVSQFFGRYFSPDEARELIAEQASEVDTQTAANFEEKAISLIGRPLYEAFIKHYTAKQWETDPKNLPAGNITRLPVRYTFDNRYFNDTYEGLPVDGYTAWLENMAADERIEVRLNTDWFEVADDLRAANPDAPVVYTGPLDRYFGYSAGRLGWRTLDFELEVLPTGDFQGTPVMNYNDADVPYTRIHEFRHFHPERTEYPSDKTVIMREFGRFAKDDDEPYYPINTPEDRDMLAAYRELAKTETAENRVLFGGRLGTYQYLDMHMAIASALTMFDNTLAPHLRDGAPLASRNDAD; the protein is encoded by the coding sequence ATCGTCGTCGGGTCCGGCTTCTTCGGCCTGACCGTGGCCGAGCGGGCGGCAACTCAGCTCGGCAAGCGGGTCCTCGTCGTCGAACGCCGCGACCACCTGGGCGGCAACGCCTACTCCGAGCGGGAGCCGAGCACCGGCATCGAGGTCCACAAGTACGGGGCGCATCTGTTCCACACGTCGAACAAGCGGGTGTGGGACTACGTCAACCAGTTCACCGACTTCACCGGCTACCAGCACCGCGTGTTCGCGATGCACGACGGTCAGGCGTACCAGTTCCCGATGGGACTCGGTCTGGTGTCGCAGTTCTTCGGCCGGTACTTCAGTCCGGACGAAGCGCGTGAGCTGATCGCCGAGCAGGCGTCGGAGGTGGACACCCAGACCGCGGCCAATTTCGAGGAGAAGGCGATCAGCCTGATCGGCCGTCCCCTCTACGAAGCCTTCATCAAGCACTACACGGCCAAGCAGTGGGAGACCGATCCGAAGAATCTGCCGGCGGGCAACATCACCCGGCTGCCGGTGCGCTACACCTTCGACAACCGCTACTTCAACGACACCTACGAGGGACTGCCGGTCGACGGCTATACGGCGTGGCTGGAGAACATGGCGGCCGACGAGCGCATCGAGGTACGGCTGAACACCGACTGGTTCGAGGTGGCCGACGACCTGCGCGCGGCGAACCCGGATGCGCCGGTGGTCTACACCGGTCCGCTCGACCGCTACTTCGGGTACTCGGCGGGACGGCTCGGTTGGCGCACCCTCGACTTCGAGCTCGAGGTGCTCCCGACCGGTGACTTCCAGGGCACCCCGGTGATGAACTACAACGACGCCGACGTCCCCTATACGCGGATCCACGAGTTCCGGCACTTCCACCCCGAGCGCACCGAGTACCCCTCGGACAAGACGGTCATCATGCGCGAGTTCGGACGGTTCGCCAAGGACGACGACGAGCCGTACTACCCGATCAACACGCCGGAAGACCGCGACATGCTCGCGGCCTACCGGGAGCTCGCCAAGACCGAAACCGCCGAGAACAGGGTGCTCTTCGGCGGCCGGCTGGGCACGTACCAGTATCTCGACATGCACATGGCGATCGCCAGTGCACTGACCATGTTCGACAACACGCTGGCCCCGCACCTGCGTGACGGAGCGCCCCTGGCGAGCCGGAACGACGCGGACTGA
- a CDS encoding decaprenyl-phosphate phosphoribosyltransferase, translating into MSEEPIEGKVAGPPKNLVTGLIKALRPRQWVKNVLVLAAPLAAGADTLTDADKMANVGIAFVAFCLAASSIYLINDALDVEADRAHPTKRFRPIAAGVVPRNLAFALAIALIAGSIAVSFVANWQTAVTIAVYIGIQLGYCFGLKHQAVVDICIVSSGFLLRAIAGGVAAEIELSKWFLLVMAFGSLFMAAGKRYAELQLAERTGAKIRKSLEYYTTTYLRFVWTLSATAVVLCYGLWAFDGARGENVWYAISMVPFTVAILRYAVDVDGGEAGEPEEIALGDRVLQFLAVAWIVFVAVAVYVPS; encoded by the coding sequence ATGAGCGAGGAGCCGATCGAGGGCAAGGTCGCCGGGCCCCCGAAGAACTTGGTGACCGGACTGATCAAGGCGCTGCGCCCGCGGCAGTGGGTCAAGAACGTCTTGGTGCTGGCGGCGCCCCTGGCGGCCGGCGCCGACACGCTGACCGATGCGGACAAGATGGCGAACGTCGGCATCGCGTTCGTCGCGTTCTGTCTGGCGGCGTCGTCGATCTACCTGATCAACGACGCGCTCGACGTCGAGGCCGACCGCGCGCATCCGACCAAGCGTTTCCGGCCCATCGCCGCCGGGGTGGTTCCGCGGAACCTGGCCTTCGCCCTGGCGATCGCGCTGATCGCCGGGTCGATCGCGGTCTCGTTCGTCGCGAACTGGCAGACCGCCGTGACCATCGCCGTGTACATCGGCATTCAGCTCGGCTACTGCTTCGGTCTCAAGCACCAGGCCGTGGTCGACATCTGCATCGTGTCCTCGGGCTTCCTGCTGCGGGCGATCGCCGGTGGTGTGGCGGCCGAGATCGAGCTGTCCAAGTGGTTCTTGCTGGTAATGGCCTTCGGCTCGCTGTTCATGGCGGCGGGCAAGCGCTACGCCGAATTGCAGCTGGCCGAGCGGACCGGCGCCAAGATCCGCAAGTCCCTGGAGTACTACACCACCACCTACCTGCGCTTCGTCTGGACGCTTTCGGCCACGGCCGTCGTCCTCTGCTACGGCCTGTGGGCGTTCGACGGCGCGCGCGGCGAGAACGTGTGGTACGCCATCTCGATGGTCCCGTTCACCGTGGCGATCCTGCGGTATGCGGTCGACGTCGACGGCGGGGAGGCCGGGGAGCCCGAGGAGATCGCGCTCGGCGATCGAGTCCTGCAGTTCCTCGCGGTGGCGTGGATCGTCTTCGTCGCGGTCGCGGTCTATGTCCCGTCGTGA
- a CDS encoding SpoIID/LytB domain-containing protein, whose product MPKTRPGRAKKRNLTFAALGMTPILVAGGILAGGGQWIEDAGISLRANSITLLGHGHGHGRGMGQWGAYGYAKKGWNADRILRHYYGNTTAGKVDNPDITVSLSEKSSVNVRADAGAKVGGVTVAPGQAVRLSGGSATITQGCGGATVRTVPAQWVDPITPGPNRPANELLTFCGGGGKYRGSLGLNADGVANKLHVDDYVKGVIPKESVPGWADTGGFEALKAQAVAARSYVLAGLASGRKMNNTQQSQVYHGASGEDPRTNRAADATAGQVRLRGGKPALTEFSASTGGYTAGGDFPAVVDEGDTVSPNHNWTATVSPSSIASAFGVGGFRSFEVIEANGLGTGHGRTVKARIVGTARTVEATGDQVRQKLQLKSDWFQVKDQKSLPKIVKPPVGPNAPGGGGLLDFLDLSPLTSLLSGGAPDLSALGLSDLSAVTGQLTPIIEQMIALGTGALAAKQVDLDPTGPSANSQGSLGTVSRDKSDNSQGSTGTVAKPELVTDGKGVHGLVQVIENGLVYYSPDTGAKALLGQALTDFLAAGGLAVLGFPTEDRLG is encoded by the coding sequence GTGCCCAAGACCCGACCCGGCCGAGCAAAGAAGCGGAATCTGACCTTCGCCGCACTGGGAATGACGCCGATCCTGGTGGCCGGTGGAATCCTGGCCGGCGGCGGGCAGTGGATCGAGGACGCCGGGATCTCCCTGCGTGCGAACTCGATCACTCTCCTCGGCCACGGCCACGGCCACGGCCGCGGCATGGGTCAGTGGGGCGCGTACGGCTACGCCAAGAAAGGCTGGAACGCCGACAGAATCCTGCGCCACTACTACGGCAACACGACCGCGGGGAAGGTGGACAACCCCGACATCACCGTCTCGCTCAGTGAGAAGTCGTCGGTGAATGTCCGCGCGGACGCGGGCGCCAAGGTGGGCGGGGTGACGGTGGCTCCCGGGCAGGCAGTGCGCCTGTCCGGGGGCAGCGCCACCATCACCCAGGGCTGCGGCGGCGCCACGGTCCGCACGGTGCCGGCCCAATGGGTCGACCCGATCACCCCGGGACCGAACCGCCCGGCGAACGAATTGCTCACCTTCTGCGGAGGCGGCGGCAAGTATCGCGGGTCGCTCGGGCTCAACGCCGACGGCGTCGCCAACAAGCTGCACGTCGACGACTACGTGAAGGGCGTGATTCCCAAGGAGTCCGTGCCCGGATGGGCAGACACGGGCGGCTTCGAGGCGCTCAAGGCGCAGGCGGTGGCCGCGCGGTCGTACGTGCTCGCGGGCCTCGCCTCCGGCCGCAAGATGAACAACACCCAGCAGTCGCAGGTGTACCACGGCGCATCCGGGGAGGACCCCCGCACCAACCGCGCCGCCGATGCGACGGCCGGTCAGGTACGGCTGCGCGGCGGCAAGCCCGCGCTCACCGAGTTCTCCGCCTCCACCGGCGGCTACACCGCCGGCGGCGACTTCCCGGCCGTGGTGGACGAGGGCGACACCGTTTCCCCGAACCACAACTGGACGGCCACCGTCAGCCCGTCGAGCATCGCCTCGGCCTTCGGCGTCGGCGGCTTCCGGAGCTTCGAGGTGATCGAGGCCAACGGCCTGGGCACCGGCCACGGACGCACCGTCAAGGCCCGGATCGTCGGCACGGCGCGCACCGTCGAGGCGACCGGCGACCAGGTTCGGCAGAAGCTGCAGCTCAAGTCCGACTGGTTCCAGGTCAAGGATCAGAAGAGCCTGCCCAAGATCGTCAAGCCCCCGGTGGGCCCGAACGCCCCGGGCGGCGGTGGACTCCTCGACTTCCTCGACCTGAGCCCGCTGACCTCGTTGCTCTCCGGAGGCGCACCAGACCTGTCGGCCCTGGGGCTCAGTGACCTCAGCGCCGTCACCGGCCAGCTGACCCCGATCATCGAGCAGATGATCGCCCTCGGCACCGGCGCTCTCGCGGCCAAGCAGGTCGACCTGGATCCGACGGGTCCGAGCGCCAACTCGCAGGGCTCCCTCGGCACCGTGTCCCGGGACAAGAGCGACAACTCCCAAGGCTCCACCGGCACCGTGGCCAAGCCCGAGTTGGTGACCGACGGCAAGGGCGTGCACGGGCTGGTGCAGGTGATCGAGAACGGACTGGTCTACTACAGCCCGGACACCGGCGCCAAAGCCCTGCTCGGACAGGCCCTGACTGATTTCCTGGCCGCAGGCGGCCTCGCGGTGCTGGGCTTCCCCACCGAAGACCGGCTGGGCTGA
- a CDS encoding glycosyltransferase yields the protein MSSSDAVQPESRAVALLQRVIFPRPGEPLDVRSLYLEESDRNESRAHAPDRTSVRIGGESQISFATYFNAFAASYWRRWSVLKSVVLRIELTGVARVDLYRSKIDGSRIAIGGDLVEVDDQGRGVFEFETDLGPFEDGGWIWFDVTTDTATEITAAGWYAPIDVPSTAAGSGTAPDKRITVGIPTFNRPADAVAALAALTSDPLVDEVIDAVIMPDQGTRKVRDEDGFAEAAAALGDRLHMFDQGNLGGSGGYSRIMFEALRLTDSPYVLYMDDDIMIEPDAILRALAMSRFAKTPMLVGGQMLNLQDRSHLHCMGEVIDHRKFMWTAAPFVEYDHDFAKYPLSDRDNSKNLHRRIDVEGNGWWMCMIPRQCAEQIGLPLPLFIKWDDWEYALRAARAGYPTATVPGIAIWHMAWSDKDDAIDWQAYFHLRNRLVVAALYTDGPITGILSSMAKATAKHLLCLEYSTVAIQNEAIRDFLAGPQHIREILPTALGKVAAIRAGYPDAVVLPSATELPRTSGEATHLGVNEPKGKIAKVKALLGAIRNNARPADPRHHEVPQANYPPVEARWYSLGRVDGVTVTTADGRGVVYRQRDREKMLDLGTESARLHKELRGRFDEMRAMYRDAHEELASKESWARVYGID from the coding sequence ATGAGTTCTTCTGACGCAGTGCAACCGGAGAGCCGGGCGGTCGCCCTGCTGCAACGCGTGATCTTCCCGCGGCCCGGCGAGCCGCTCGACGTCCGGTCGCTGTACCTGGAGGAGTCCGACCGCAACGAGTCTCGGGCTCACGCCCCCGACCGCACCAGCGTGCGCATCGGCGGCGAATCGCAGATCAGCTTCGCGACCTACTTCAACGCGTTCGCCGCGTCGTACTGGCGACGCTGGTCGGTGCTGAAGAGCGTGGTGCTGCGCATCGAGCTGACGGGCGTCGCCCGGGTCGACCTGTACCGGTCCAAGATCGACGGTTCGCGCATCGCCATCGGCGGCGACCTCGTGGAGGTCGACGACCAGGGCAGGGGCGTCTTCGAGTTCGAGACGGACCTGGGCCCGTTCGAGGACGGCGGATGGATCTGGTTCGACGTCACCACCGACACCGCCACCGAGATCACCGCCGCCGGCTGGTACGCGCCGATCGACGTGCCCTCGACGGCCGCGGGGAGCGGAACCGCGCCCGACAAGCGCATCACCGTCGGCATCCCGACCTTCAACCGTCCCGCGGATGCGGTCGCGGCGCTCGCCGCGCTCACTTCGGACCCGCTGGTCGACGAGGTGATCGACGCGGTGATCATGCCCGATCAGGGCACCCGCAAAGTCCGCGACGAGGACGGCTTCGCCGAGGCGGCGGCGGCGCTGGGCGACCGGCTGCACATGTTCGACCAGGGCAACCTCGGAGGCTCGGGCGGCTACTCGCGCATCATGTTCGAGGCGCTGCGTCTGACCGACAGCCCGTACGTCTTGTACATGGACGACGACATCATGATCGAGCCGGACGCGATCCTGCGCGCCTTGGCGATGTCCCGGTTCGCCAAGACCCCGATGCTGGTCGGCGGTCAGATGCTGAACCTCCAGGACCGGAGCCACCTGCACTGCATGGGCGAGGTGATCGACCACCGCAAGTTCATGTGGACCGCCGCGCCCTTCGTCGAGTACGACCACGACTTCGCCAAGTACCCGCTGAGCGACCGGGACAACTCGAAGAACCTGCACCGCCGGATTGACGTCGAGGGCAACGGCTGGTGGATGTGCATGATCCCGCGTCAGTGCGCCGAGCAGATCGGACTGCCGCTGCCGTTGTTCATCAAGTGGGACGACTGGGAGTACGCGCTGCGCGCGGCCCGCGCCGGATACCCGACCGCGACTGTGCCGGGCATCGCGATCTGGCACATGGCGTGGTCGGACAAGGACGACGCGATCGACTGGCAGGCCTACTTCCATCTGCGGAACCGGCTGGTGGTCGCCGCGCTGTACACAGACGGCCCGATCACGGGCATCCTCAGCTCGATGGCCAAGGCCACCGCCAAGCATCTGCTCTGCCTCGAATACTCGACCGTCGCGATCCAGAACGAGGCGATCCGGGACTTCCTCGCCGGCCCGCAGCACATCCGCGAGATCCTGCCGACCGCGCTGGGCAAGGTCGCCGCGATCCGCGCCGGATACCCGGATGCCGTCGTGCTGCCCTCGGCCACCGAACTGCCGCGCACCTCGGGCGAGGCGACCCACCTGGGCGTCAACGAGCCCAAGGGCAAGATCGCCAAGGTGAAGGCGCTGCTCGGCGCGATACGCAACAACGCGCGGCCGGCAGATCCCCGGCACCACGAAGTGCCGCAGGCCAATTATCCGCCGGTCGAGGCGCGCTGGTACTCGCTCGGCCGGGTCGACGGAGTCACCGTCACCACGGCCGACGGCCGGGGCGTGGTCTACCGGCAGCGCGACCGGGAGAAGATGCTCGACCTGGGCACCGAGTCCGCGCGACTGCACAAGGAGCTGCGCGGGCGGTTCGACGAGATGCGTGCGATGTACCGGGACGCGCACGAGGAACTGGCGAGCAAGGAGAGCTGGGCACGTGTCTACGGAATCGACTGA
- a CDS encoding phosphatase PAP2 family protein, which yields MANDDARVANDEARSPRGEELILIGVQKSVGAVPGVIRGARGLSHLGEHALGWMGLAAAGAVLAARRHDDAGVRRYAEAGVGAFGAHAASVVIKRIVRRKRPHHPAVTVGVGTPSKLSFPSSHATSTTAAAILLGRALAGDSPAGIRRLAPVAIPAVIVPPMLASRLVLGVHYPSDVAAGALIGALSAGAIVAADKLYTDRLSPAASTK from the coding sequence GTGGCGAACGACGACGCTCGGGTGGCGAACGACGAGGCGCGCTCGCCGCGCGGCGAAGAGCTGATCCTGATCGGCGTGCAGAAATCCGTGGGTGCGGTGCCGGGCGTGATCCGGGGCGCCCGCGGGTTGAGCCACCTCGGTGAGCACGCGCTGGGTTGGATGGGCCTGGCGGCCGCGGGTGCGGTGTTGGCCGCGCGACGTCACGACGACGCCGGCGTCCGCCGGTATGCCGAAGCCGGAGTAGGCGCGTTCGGTGCACACGCCGCTTCGGTGGTGATCAAGCGGATCGTCCGCCGCAAGCGGCCCCACCACCCCGCCGTCACCGTGGGCGTGGGCACCCCGAGCAAGCTCAGCTTCCCGTCCAGCCACGCGACGTCGACCACCGCTGCGGCGATCCTGCTGGGCCGGGCCCTGGCCGGCGACAGCCCAGCCGGCATCCGGCGGCTGGCCCCGGTGGCGATCCCCGCGGTGATCGTCCCGCCCATGCTGGCGTCCCGGCTGGTGCTGGGCGTCCATTACCCTTCCGATGTAGCGGCGGGCGCGCTGATCGGCGCGCTCAGCGCCGGCGCGATCGTCGCGGCCGACAAGCTCTACACCGATCGGCTCTCGCCGGCGGCATCGACCAAGTGA